In Rhinolophus ferrumequinum isolate MPI-CBG mRhiFer1 chromosome 25, mRhiFer1_v1.p, whole genome shotgun sequence, the following proteins share a genomic window:
- the ACAD8 gene encoding isobutyryl-CoA dehydrogenase, mitochondrial isoform X2 — MLRRGCQRLGAQLCCTRSGLRASESGHRNLVSCIDPSMGLNEEQKEFQKVAFDFAAQEMAPNMAEWDQKELFPVDVMRKAAQLGFGGVYVRTDVGGSGLSRLDTSVIFEALATGCTSTTAYISIHNMCAWMIDTFGNEEQRHKFCPPLCTMQKFASYCLTEPGSGSDAASLLTSAKRQGDHYILNGSKAFISGGGESDIYVVMCRTGGPGPKGISCIVVEKGTPGLSFGKKEKKVGWNSQPTRAVIFEDCAVPAANRIGKEGQGFLIAMKGLNGGRINVASCSLGAAHASVILTRDHLNVRKQFGEPLASKQYLQFKLADMATRLVASRLLIRSAAMALQEEREDAVALCSMAKLFATDECFAICNQALQMHGGYGYLKDYAVQQYVRDSRVHQILEGSNEVMRMLISRSLLQE, encoded by the exons CTTCCATGGGACtaaatgaagaacagaaagaatttcaaaaagtGGCCTTTGACTTTGCTGCCCAGGAGATGGCTCCAAATATGGCCGAGTGGGACCAGAAG GAACTGTTTCCAGTGGACGTGATGCGGAAGGCAGCCCAGCTAGGCTTTGGTGGGGTCTACGTACGAACAGATGTAGGTGGGTCTGGACTGTCACGGCTTGATACCTCTGTCATCTTTGAAGCCTTGGCTACAGGTTGCACCAGCACTACAGCCTATATAAGCATCCACAA CATGTGTGCCTGGATGATCGATACCTTTGGAAATGAGGAACAGAGGCACAAATTTTGCCCGCCACTCTGTACCATGCAGAAGTTTGCTTCATACTGCCTCACTGAGCCAG GAAGCGGGAGCGATGCTGCCTCCCTTTTGACCTCAGCTAAACGACAAGGAGATCATTACATCCTCAATGGCTCCAAG GCCTTCATCAGCGGTGGAGGTGAATCAGACATCTATGTAGTCATGTGCCGAACAGGAGGACCAGGCCCCAAAGGCATCTCATGCATAGTTGTTGAGAAGGGGACCCCTGGCCTGAGCTttggcaaaaaggaaaagaag GTGGGGTGGAACTCACAGCCAACCCGAGCCGTGATCTTTGAAGACTGTGCTGTCCCTGCGGCCAACAGAATTGGAAAGGAGGGGCAGGGTTTCCTCATCGCCATGAAAGGACTGAACGGAGGGAGGATCAATGTTG CTTCCTGCTCTCTGGGGGCTGCTCATGCTTCAGTCATCCTCACCCGAGACCACCTCAATGTCCGGAAGCAGTTTGGAGAGCCTTTGGCCAGTAAGCAG TACCTGCAATTCAAACTGGCCGATATGGCGACAAGGCTGGTGGCGTCACGACTGCTGATCCGCAGTGCGGCCATGGCTCTGCAGGAGGAGCGGGAAGATGCAGTGGCCCTGTGCTCCATGGCCAAGCTCTTTGCCACCGATGAATGTTTTGCT ATCTGCAACCAGGCCCTACAGATGCACGGAGGCTATGGCTACCTGAAGGACTATGCTGTTCAGCAGTATGTGCGGGACTCCAGGGTCCATCAAATCCTAGAAG GTAGCAATGAAGTGATGAGGATGCTGATCTCGCGTAGCCTGCTTCAGGAGTAG